A genomic segment from uncultured Alistipes sp. encodes:
- a CDS encoding thioredoxin family protein — MKKLLLLLPAAAFGALLTSCTPRERVVEDPFIEAANTMTLDVVKVSLCDTATVLDVEAWYTPRYWIRIVHDTYLQAGGRKYVLTAAEGITPDSLFWMPDSGRASFRLTFEPLPLRTQSFDFIESDCDDCFKLYGIDLSGKKRADKPRDLPQDVLTEVPSGELFCDPVFGIGETTVRMHLIGYREGLGREANLYVNTMFGEQKPCSAPVDPATSTATFRFDQYGTAYAFGGLGNTFGAFWTVPGETIDVYVDLRSSGAQLMARRRGEPAARSGCYTNGSYAGLNAAANTSDSSSAAAFVSLNRLTGEFADYRMTADEYVRMVCDKYRALSDSIARSGAPVAVQRMRLNDLRQETVAAFTEASLLLEHNYRHVHNQWDYRRPLAVRLARLEPRHYAEVCKLFDINDPKLLVGANVMEYVQAVCLPTVDWPAVTGLSEGPVNDLRVARKFLGKVENNTLTDEDLAELRALKEPFYAKAFEAMRRQVREALAEAEGKAVIEPTPDVPLAELFDAIIAPYRGKVVLVDFWNTWCGPCRMALKAIEPAKEDELNSGEMVWIYLANETSPLVTYRTMIPEIRGKHFRLNDEQWKHLCKQFDIDGIPSYVVVDRDGSYRLRNDLRDHSALVATLREMLE, encoded by the coding sequence ATGAAAAAACTTCTGCTCCTGCTGCCTGCGGCGGCTTTCGGCGCGCTGCTCACCTCCTGCACGCCGCGTGAACGTGTCGTCGAAGACCCCTTCATCGAAGCGGCGAACACCATGACGCTCGATGTCGTGAAGGTTTCGCTGTGCGACACGGCTACCGTGCTCGATGTCGAGGCGTGGTATACGCCCCGCTACTGGATCCGCATCGTGCACGACACCTACCTGCAGGCAGGCGGCCGGAAATACGTGCTGACGGCCGCCGAAGGCATTACGCCCGATTCGCTCTTCTGGATGCCCGATTCGGGGCGCGCATCGTTCCGCCTGACCTTCGAACCCCTGCCGCTGCGCACGCAGTCGTTCGACTTCATCGAGTCGGACTGCGACGACTGCTTCAAGCTCTACGGCATCGATCTGAGCGGAAAAAAGCGCGCCGACAAGCCGCGCGACCTTCCGCAGGACGTGCTTACGGAGGTGCCCTCCGGAGAGCTCTTCTGCGACCCGGTCTTCGGGATCGGCGAGACGACCGTGCGCATGCACTTGATCGGCTACCGGGAAGGCCTCGGCCGTGAGGCCAACCTCTATGTCAATACGATGTTCGGAGAGCAGAAACCATGCTCCGCGCCGGTCGACCCCGCGACGTCTACCGCGACGTTCCGCTTCGACCAGTACGGCACGGCCTACGCCTTCGGGGGTCTCGGGAATACCTTCGGGGCCTTCTGGACGGTCCCGGGCGAGACGATCGACGTCTATGTCGACCTGCGCAGCAGCGGCGCGCAGCTGATGGCCCGTCGCCGCGGCGAGCCGGCAGCCCGGTCCGGCTGCTATACGAATGGCTCCTACGCAGGGCTCAATGCCGCTGCCAATACTTCCGATTCCAGTTCTGCGGCGGCCTTCGTCTCGCTCAACCGCCTGACGGGCGAGTTCGCCGACTACCGGATGACGGCCGACGAATACGTGCGGATGGTCTGCGACAAGTACCGTGCACTCTCCGACAGCATCGCGCGCAGCGGCGCTCCGGTTGCCGTGCAGCGGATGCGGCTGAACGACCTGCGGCAGGAGACCGTCGCGGCCTTCACCGAAGCCTCCCTGCTGCTCGAACACAACTACCGTCACGTCCACAACCAGTGGGATTACCGCCGCCCGCTCGCCGTGCGCCTTGCCCGCCTCGAACCGCGCCACTATGCCGAGGTCTGCAAGCTCTTCGACATCAACGATCCGAAGCTGCTTGTCGGGGCGAATGTGATGGAGTATGTCCAGGCCGTCTGCCTCCCGACGGTCGACTGGCCTGCGGTCACCGGACTCTCGGAGGGTCCTGTCAACGACCTGCGGGTTGCAAGGAAGTTCCTCGGGAAGGTCGAGAACAACACCCTGACCGATGAGGACCTCGCGGAGCTCCGCGCCCTGAAGGAGCCCTTCTACGCCAAGGCGTTCGAGGCGATGCGTCGGCAGGTGCGCGAGGCGCTTGCCGAGGCCGAGGGCAAGGCCGTGATCGAGCCGACGCCCGACGTGCCGCTTGCGGAGCTCTTCGACGCCATCATCGCGCCCTACCGGGGCAAGGTCGTCCTCGTGGACTTCTGGAACACCTGGTGCGGGCCGTGCCGCATGGCGCTCAAGGCCATCGAACCGGCCAAGGAGGACGAGCTGAACTCCGGGGAGATGGTGTGGATCTACCTTGCCAACGAGACCTCGCCGCTGGTGACCTACAGGACGATGATCCCCGAGATCCGTGGCAAGCACTTCCGGCTCAATGACGAGCAGTGGAAGCACCTCTGCAAGCAGTTCGATATTGACGGCATCCCGTCGTACGTCGTAGTCGACCGTGACGGCTCGTACCGCCTGCGCAACGACCTGCGCGACCATTCGGCATTGGTTGCGACCCTGCGCGAGATGCTCGAATAG
- a CDS encoding aldose 1-epimerase: MIRCVDYHGLQAVEFSKGGYTALLVPGMGANLIRLADTRRGVEVLHTPAEAEIETFLRRPQVFGLPILFPPNRIADGRYTFEGRTYQYPITIEKEHNYHHGILKSQPFQVSKAVETDDEVLVECRYYANAGSDAIFRDFPHEFKCKIVYRLTAEGLEQEVIFTNRSRERMPLGVGFHTPLRIPFAGGGAEDYVMRAAVGEEVELNSRNLPTGRKLPLSEQFTKLRGEGLRVTGCEPIEAGFTLREIEVDGKPYRGAVVENLRTGVRVFYEVDGQTTYWTIWNNGGQEPYCCPEPQSWVTNAPNAADPEAEGFQSVAPGESWHAKYRLYVRQRAGMK; encoded by the coding sequence ATGATCCGCTGCGTGGATTACCACGGCCTGCAGGCCGTGGAGTTCTCGAAGGGCGGCTATACGGCGCTGCTGGTCCCCGGGATGGGTGCCAACCTCATCCGCCTGGCCGACACGCGGCGCGGCGTCGAGGTGCTGCATACCCCGGCGGAGGCGGAGATCGAGACCTTCCTCCGGCGTCCGCAGGTCTTCGGACTGCCGATCCTCTTCCCGCCCAACCGCATCGCCGACGGCCGCTACACCTTCGAAGGACGGACCTATCAGTACCCGATCACGATCGAGAAGGAGCACAACTACCATCACGGCATCCTTAAAAGCCAGCCGTTCCAGGTCTCGAAGGCCGTGGAGACGGACGACGAGGTGCTGGTCGAGTGCCGCTACTACGCCAATGCGGGCAGCGACGCCATTTTCCGCGACTTCCCGCATGAGTTCAAGTGCAAGATCGTCTACCGCCTGACGGCCGAAGGGCTGGAACAGGAGGTGATCTTCACGAACCGCAGCCGCGAACGGATGCCGTTGGGCGTGGGGTTTCATACTCCGCTGCGGATCCCGTTTGCCGGGGGCGGAGCGGAAGATTACGTGATGCGCGCGGCCGTTGGAGAAGAGGTTGAACTGAACAGCCGTAACCTTCCGACCGGCAGGAAGTTGCCGTTGTCGGAACAGTTCACGAAACTGCGTGGTGAAGGGCTTCGGGTGACGGGCTGCGAGCCGATCGAAGCGGGCTTCACGCTGCGCGAAATCGAGGTCGACGGCAAACCCTATCGTGGGGCCGTGGTCGAGAATCTCCGCACCGGCGTGCGGGTCTTCTACGAGGTGGACGGGCAGACGACTTACTGGACGATCTGGAACAACGGCGGGCAGGAGCCCTACTGCTGTCCCGAACCGCAGTCCTGGGTGACCAACGCCCCGAATGCCGCCGATCCCGAGGCCGAAGGCTTCCAATCCGTAGCGCCCGGCGAATCGTGGCATGCGAAATACCGGCTATATGTCCGCCAAAGGGCTGGAATGAAATGA
- a CDS encoding nitroreductase family protein, giving the protein MDFLALAKRRYACRQYSDRKVEPEKLQQILEAGRVAPTGANRQPQRLVVVQSREGLERLTHCTRDFGAPLAIIVCADTDEVWTRKYDGKKIGDIDASIVTDHMMLCAASLGLDTLWICMFKPEAVREEFHLPANVEPVNILLVGYGAGEPSSPDRHDTLRKPLTETVFEESF; this is encoded by the coding sequence ATGGATTTTCTCGCACTGGCCAAACGGCGCTATGCGTGCCGTCAATACAGCGACCGGAAGGTCGAACCGGAAAAGTTGCAACAGATTCTCGAAGCGGGGCGTGTGGCCCCGACGGGCGCGAACCGCCAGCCGCAGCGGCTTGTGGTCGTGCAGTCGCGGGAGGGACTGGAGCGTCTGACGCACTGCACGCGGGATTTCGGGGCGCCGCTGGCGATCATCGTCTGCGCCGACACGGACGAGGTGTGGACGCGGAAGTACGACGGGAAGAAGATCGGGGACATCGACGCCTCGATCGTGACGGACCACATGATGCTCTGCGCGGCGTCGCTGGGGCTCGACACGCTGTGGATCTGCATGTTCAAACCGGAGGCGGTGCGCGAGGAGTTCCACCTTCCGGCCAACGTCGAGCCGGTGAACATCCTGCTGGTAGGCTACGGGGCCGGGGAGCCTTCGTCGCCCGACCGCCACGATACGCTCCGCAAACCGCTCACGGAGACGGTTTTCGAAGAGTCGTTCTAA
- the htpG gene encoding molecular chaperone HtpG, translating into MKNGKIGVTTENIFPVIKKFLYSDHEIFLRELISNAVDATQKLKTLSAKGEMKGELGDLTIHVSVDPKAKTLTVTDRGIGMTAEELDRYINQIAFSGAEEFMAKYKDQAIIGHFGLGFYSAFMVADKVEIFTRSWQEGAKTVHWSCSGTPEFEMEETDEARDRGTTIVLHLADDTKEYAEESKVSELLKKYCRFLPVPIAFGKVKEWKDGKYVDTDKDNIINDVDPLWTRKPSEITEEQYKEFYRELYPLSDEPLFSIHLNIDYPFHLTGILYFPKIHNNFEIQKNKIQLYCNQVYVTDQVEGIVPEYLTLLHGVIDSPDIPLNVSRSYLQSDANVKKISSYITRKVADRLQELFNTMRPDYESKWDDLKIFIQYGILTDEKFAEKASDFMLWKNIEGKYFTPKEYTEKVKENQTDKNKTVVFLYVDDPEEKYTSLEAAKAKGYDVLVMDGQLDSHYINWYESKNQETRFVRVDSDVIDKLIQKEDSIKMSLTESQQELLTPVFESQMPKDDKIHYNISFEAMSPDEAPVVITQNEFMRRMKEMAQMGGGGMSQFYGQMPDNFTIAVNGNHPIVIDILADVEKAYGDKLKTMTKKIDAAVAEEKRFEEVTKDKKEADLTPEEKSTREELSKKVVTLRDERNERLRQIGSENKLVKQIIDLALLTNGMLKGKNLTDFIQRSISLIEK; encoded by the coding sequence ATGAAAAACGGAAAAATCGGAGTTACGACGGAGAACATTTTCCCCGTCATCAAGAAATTCCTCTATTCGGATCACGAAATTTTCCTCCGCGAGTTGATTTCCAACGCCGTGGATGCTACCCAGAAGCTGAAAACCCTCTCGGCCAAGGGCGAAATGAAGGGCGAATTGGGTGACCTGACGATCCACGTCTCGGTGGACCCCAAGGCCAAAACCCTTACGGTCACCGACCGCGGGATCGGCATGACCGCCGAGGAGCTGGACCGCTACATCAACCAGATCGCCTTCTCGGGTGCCGAGGAGTTTATGGCCAAATACAAGGACCAGGCTATTATCGGGCACTTCGGACTGGGATTCTATTCGGCCTTCATGGTCGCCGACAAGGTTGAAATCTTTACCCGTTCGTGGCAGGAGGGCGCCAAGACCGTGCACTGGAGCTGCAGCGGAACCCCCGAGTTCGAAATGGAGGAGACCGACGAGGCCCGTGACCGCGGGACAACCATCGTGCTCCACCTCGCCGACGACACCAAGGAGTACGCCGAGGAGTCGAAGGTTTCGGAGCTGCTGAAGAAATACTGCCGCTTCTTGCCCGTGCCCATCGCCTTCGGAAAGGTCAAGGAGTGGAAGGACGGCAAGTATGTCGATACCGACAAGGACAACATCATCAACGACGTCGACCCGCTGTGGACCCGCAAACCCTCGGAGATCACCGAGGAGCAGTACAAGGAGTTCTACCGCGAGCTCTACCCGCTGAGCGACGAACCCCTCTTCTCGATCCATCTGAACATCGACTACCCGTTCCACCTGACCGGTATCCTTTACTTCCCGAAGATCCACAACAACTTCGAGATTCAGAAGAACAAGATCCAGCTCTACTGCAACCAGGTTTACGTCACGGACCAGGTCGAGGGGATCGTCCCGGAGTACCTGACACTGCTCCACGGCGTGATCGACTCGCCCGACATCCCGCTCAACGTCTCGCGCAGCTACCTGCAGAGCGACGCCAACGTCAAGAAGATTTCGAGCTACATCACCCGCAAGGTCGCAGACCGTCTGCAGGAGCTCTTCAACACGATGCGTCCCGACTACGAGTCGAAGTGGGACGACCTGAAGATCTTCATCCAGTACGGCATCCTCACCGACGAGAAGTTCGCCGAGAAGGCCTCGGATTTCATGCTCTGGAAGAACATTGAGGGCAAGTACTTCACCCCGAAGGAGTACACCGAGAAGGTCAAGGAGAATCAGACCGACAAGAACAAGACCGTTGTTTTCCTCTACGTCGACGACCCCGAGGAGAAGTACACCTCGCTCGAAGCCGCCAAGGCCAAGGGGTATGACGTGCTCGTCATGGACGGGCAGTTGGACAGCCACTACATCAACTGGTATGAGTCGAAGAACCAGGAGACCCGCTTCGTGCGCGTCGACAGCGATGTGATCGACAAGCTGATCCAGAAGGAGGACAGCATCAAGATGTCGCTCACCGAATCCCAGCAGGAGCTGCTGACACCGGTCTTTGAGAGCCAGATGCCCAAGGACGACAAGATTCACTACAACATCTCGTTCGAGGCCATGTCGCCCGACGAGGCCCCGGTCGTCATCACGCAGAACGAATTCATGCGACGCATGAAGGAGATGGCCCAGATGGGTGGCGGCGGCATGAGCCAGTTCTACGGCCAGATGCCCGACAACTTCACCATTGCGGTGAACGGCAACCACCCCATCGTCATCGATATTCTTGCCGACGTCGAGAAGGCCTACGGCGACAAGTTGAAGACCATGACCAAGAAGATCGACGCCGCGGTGGCCGAGGAGAAGCGATTCGAGGAGGTCACCAAGGACAAGAAGGAGGCCGACCTCACACCCGAGGAGAAATCCACCCGCGAGGAGCTCTCGAAGAAGGTCGTCACGCTGCGCGACGAGCGCAACGAGCGCCTGCGCCAGATCGGCAGCGAGAACAAGCTCGTCAAGCAGATCATCGACCTCGCGCTGCTGACGAACGGCATGTTGAAGGGCAAGAACCTTACGGATTTCATCCAGCGGTCGATCTCGCTCATCGAAAAGTAG